A single region of the Candidatus Protochlamydia amoebophila UWE25 genome encodes:
- the leuS gene encoding leucine--tRNA ligase produces MKYDHQQIEAKWQKFWQDNQTYRSDDNFQKPKYYVLDMFPYPSGAGLHVGHVVGYTATDIIARYMRTKGYNVMHPMGWDSFGLPAEQYAIRTGTHPAESTQENINNYRRQLRALGFSYDWNRELATSDPNYYKWTQWIFTKLYEKGLAYEAEMLVNYCPALGTVLANEEIENGKTKDGGHPVERRPLKQWILKITAYADRLLQDLDLLDWPESLKKLQINWIGKSEGAYVQFIEKTTQEAFSVFTTRPDTLFGVSYLVLAPEHPLVSHITASSQQQAVRAYQAQIASKSDLDRTELNRDKTGVFTGAYAVNPVNHKEIPIWISDYVLMNVGTGAIMAVPAHDERDFEFAKTFKLPIIPVYDPVCEEITIRNQVLAGQQCWPGHGICVNSACGDLSLNGLNLDQAKKIVINWLEINHKGKSATTYKLRDWLFSRQRYWGEPFPLLKFEDGSVRLLDEDELPLCPPAITNYKPTGDGKGPLTQIKEWVEIIDTKTGKKAFRDTNIMPQWAGSCWYYLRFCDPHNTEKAFSPEKEKYWLPVDLYIGGVEHAVLHLLYARFWHKVLYDCGYVHTLEPFQTLRNQGLVVARSYQNKMRVYVEPRYVEQRDGKYFDSRTGEELTSQIDKMSKSKLNGESPDEIIQEYGADALRLYEMFMGPLEKEKVWNTDAVSGTRRFLNRFYEMAFSDKVTNETSEEGLKLGHRLVHSVMKDMELLQFNTAIAKMMEFINEFTKLVTYPKQVIQMATQVLAPFAPHLAEEVWEHLKCEGSLSFTPYPQVEEKYLQENVITYVVQINGKVRGRFDLPKDQTQENVLEAAKNNPHIQQYINKKEIGKVVFVPNKLLSIVLR; encoded by the coding sequence ATGAAATACGATCATCAACAAATTGAAGCAAAATGGCAAAAGTTTTGGCAAGATAATCAAACCTATCGTTCAGACGATAATTTTCAGAAACCCAAATACTATGTTTTAGATATGTTCCCTTATCCTTCGGGAGCTGGATTACACGTAGGTCATGTTGTAGGGTATACCGCAACCGATATTATTGCCCGTTATATGCGAACTAAAGGCTATAATGTGATGCATCCAATGGGATGGGATAGTTTTGGTCTTCCAGCAGAGCAATATGCAATTCGAACAGGAACACATCCTGCCGAATCAACACAAGAAAATATTAATAATTATCGTCGCCAACTTCGAGCTCTAGGATTTAGCTATGACTGGAATAGAGAACTGGCAACAAGTGACCCAAATTATTATAAATGGACGCAATGGATTTTCACAAAGCTCTATGAAAAAGGGCTGGCCTACGAAGCTGAAATGCTTGTTAATTATTGTCCAGCTTTGGGAACTGTATTAGCAAATGAAGAAATTGAAAATGGAAAAACAAAAGATGGAGGCCATCCTGTTGAAAGAAGACCTCTTAAACAATGGATTTTAAAAATTACGGCTTATGCAGATCGTTTGCTTCAAGATTTAGACTTATTAGATTGGCCTGAAAGTTTAAAAAAATTGCAGATTAATTGGATTGGAAAAAGCGAAGGAGCTTATGTTCAATTTATCGAAAAAACAACCCAAGAAGCTTTTTCTGTCTTTACAACGAGACCGGATACTTTATTTGGAGTCTCTTATTTAGTTTTAGCTCCCGAGCATCCTTTGGTATCTCACATTACAGCTTCTAGCCAGCAGCAAGCAGTTCGCGCTTATCAAGCGCAAATAGCAAGTAAAAGTGATTTGGATCGAACCGAGCTTAATCGGGATAAAACAGGGGTGTTTACAGGAGCTTATGCAGTCAATCCCGTTAATCATAAGGAAATACCCATTTGGATTTCTGATTATGTATTGATGAATGTCGGAACAGGGGCTATCATGGCTGTACCCGCTCATGATGAGAGAGATTTTGAATTTGCGAAGACTTTTAAACTTCCAATCATTCCTGTCTATGATCCTGTTTGTGAAGAAATAACCATTCGAAATCAAGTCTTGGCTGGACAGCAATGCTGGCCGGGCCATGGTATTTGTGTCAATAGTGCTTGTGGCGATCTCTCCCTCAATGGTTTAAATCTAGACCAAGCAAAGAAAATTGTTATCAACTGGTTGGAAATTAACCATAAAGGAAAGTCTGCCACGACTTATAAATTACGCGATTGGTTGTTTTCTCGCCAGCGGTACTGGGGAGAGCCTTTTCCTTTACTCAAATTTGAGGACGGATCGGTTCGACTTCTTGATGAAGATGAACTTCCCCTATGTCCACCTGCAATTACAAATTACAAACCCACTGGCGATGGAAAAGGGCCATTAACGCAAATTAAAGAATGGGTAGAGATCATTGATACAAAAACAGGAAAAAAAGCCTTTAGAGATACAAACATTATGCCACAATGGGCAGGATCTTGCTGGTATTATCTTCGTTTTTGCGACCCACACAATACAGAAAAAGCATTTTCTCCAGAAAAAGAAAAATATTGGTTACCTGTTGATTTGTATATAGGTGGGGTAGAACATGCTGTCTTACACCTTCTTTATGCTCGATTTTGGCATAAGGTTCTGTATGATTGCGGTTACGTGCATACCCTAGAACCTTTTCAAACTCTTCGTAATCAAGGCCTCGTTGTTGCCCGTTCCTATCAAAATAAGATGCGTGTGTATGTTGAACCTCGCTATGTGGAACAAAGAGATGGCAAATATTTTGATAGCCGGACAGGAGAAGAGTTAACTAGCCAAATTGATAAAATGTCTAAAAGTAAACTCAATGGGGAAAGTCCGGATGAAATCATCCAAGAATATGGAGCTGACGCACTTCGTTTATATGAAATGTTTATGGGCCCTCTTGAAAAAGAAAAAGTTTGGAATACAGATGCTGTGTCAGGAACAAGGCGGTTTCTTAATCGATTTTATGAAATGGCATTTTCAGACAAAGTCACCAACGAAACATCTGAAGAAGGGCTTAAATTGGGACACCGTCTTGTTCATAGCGTAATGAAAGATATGGAATTGCTTCAGTTTAACACGGCAATTGCTAAAATGATGGAATTTATAAATGAATTTACTAAGTTGGTTACTTATCCAAAACAAGTTATTCAAATGGCAACTCAAGTATTAGCTCCCTTTGCACCTCATCTTGCAGAGGAAGTGTGGGAACATTTAAAATGTGAAGGATCTCTTTCTTTTACTCCATATCCGCAAGTGGAAGAAAAATACTTACAAGAGAATGTAATTACTTATGTTGTGCAAATTAATGGTAAGGTAAGAGGTCGATTTGATTTACCTAAAGATCAAACGCAAGAAAATGTCTTAGAAGCGGCTAAAAATAACCCTCATATCCAGCAATACATTAACAAAAAAGAAATTGGGAAAGTTGTTTTTGTTCCTAATAAACTCTTAAGCATTGTTTTAAGATAA
- the rnr gene encoding ribonuclease R: MRSAKEEKLFNNLLKITEQFMRGKSFMPLSLEVLMQRLALPPQHKEIFQEVLNKLQQQGLIESKEEKYEWKKSQADVVTGILKMHPRGFGFVQVTIPKNFEQDIFIPKHLTKNGVDGDVVEVILNQEVISDKGPEGKIVAILSRGRTHMAGIIRQLDKDRMFIAHVPLLGTQQRVVVHPTEEHQLQIGDRIVMEVIDWGSKETETICRFSHYLGHISDPSCDVYAAIEEFELRSDFQTAAIEEANNLGKSVSKKDIQNREDLRELISLTIDPDTAKDFDDALSLTRDAEGIYNLAVHIADVSHYVQPGTALDEEAKARCNSTYFPGYCVPMLPGALSENLCSLRPNVNRLAVSVLMRIDSSGNLLDYRFTRSVIKSAKRFTYKEAKKVLDGQKNSPYKPHLELMVELCRLLKQKRYERGSIEFSLPELVILVDEKGKPYSTEYITYDITHQMVEEFMLKANEIVAWDLSQKGKNLTYRIHDEPSEENLRDFSTLAAAFGFKLPDLPTPQDLQKLFEKAAETAYSNYLASSYIRRMRLAAYSAENIGHYGLSLTHYCHFTSPIRRYVDLVVHRILFGESDRFDDLQEIANYCSEQERISAKAENSVVILKKLRLLEERHQKAPEHEYQAIITRVKNFGIYFEIFDLLLEGFIHISDLGEDYFVYEEEKMLLRGAKHGARYSPGDNLVVMLEKIDFISQETKWYVLPSVSTPKKSIARKRSASKEYQKHLNKKCSTGKYNLKKKQAASMTKLGKKKRKR; the protein is encoded by the coding sequence ATGCGGAGTGCAAAAGAAGAAAAACTATTCAATAATTTATTAAAAATTACAGAACAGTTTATGCGCGGTAAAAGCTTTATGCCTTTATCCCTAGAAGTTTTGATGCAACGTCTCGCCCTTCCTCCTCAACACAAGGAAATTTTTCAAGAAGTTCTTAATAAATTACAGCAACAGGGATTAATTGAATCGAAAGAAGAGAAATATGAATGGAAAAAATCCCAAGCAGATGTGGTGACGGGAATTTTAAAAATGCATCCCCGAGGATTTGGTTTCGTTCAAGTTACGATTCCTAAAAATTTTGAACAAGACATTTTTATTCCCAAACATTTAACAAAAAATGGTGTAGACGGAGACGTTGTCGAAGTTATCCTTAACCAAGAAGTTATCTCTGATAAGGGACCTGAAGGGAAAATTGTTGCTATTCTTTCTCGTGGAAGAACTCATATGGCTGGAATCATCCGCCAGCTTGATAAAGATAGGATGTTCATTGCTCATGTTCCGCTACTTGGTACTCAACAACGAGTTGTCGTTCATCCAACCGAAGAACATCAATTGCAAATTGGTGATCGCATTGTCATGGAAGTCATCGATTGGGGGTCAAAAGAAACAGAAACAATCTGTCGCTTTTCTCATTATTTAGGTCACATTTCAGATCCTTCATGTGATGTCTATGCAGCAATTGAAGAATTTGAGTTAAGGTCTGATTTTCAAACAGCTGCGATTGAAGAAGCTAATAACCTGGGAAAGAGTGTTTCTAAAAAAGATATTCAAAATAGAGAAGATTTAAGAGAACTAATTTCTCTGACTATTGACCCAGATACAGCAAAAGACTTTGATGATGCTCTTAGTTTAACACGTGACGCAGAAGGTATCTATAATTTAGCCGTTCACATTGCCGATGTTTCTCATTATGTGCAGCCTGGAACTGCTCTCGATGAAGAAGCTAAAGCACGATGTAACTCTACTTATTTTCCAGGATATTGCGTCCCCATGCTTCCTGGGGCATTATCTGAAAATTTATGTAGCTTAAGACCAAATGTAAACCGGTTAGCTGTTTCTGTTTTAATGCGCATTGACAGTTCGGGAAATTTACTTGATTATCGTTTTACTCGCTCTGTGATTAAAAGCGCGAAACGCTTTACCTATAAAGAAGCCAAAAAAGTCTTAGATGGGCAAAAAAACAGCCCTTATAAACCGCATTTAGAACTAATGGTTGAATTATGTCGTTTATTAAAACAAAAACGTTACGAACGCGGTAGTATTGAATTTTCTCTACCGGAACTCGTTATTTTAGTAGATGAAAAAGGAAAGCCTTATTCAACCGAATATATTACTTATGATATTACACATCAAATGGTTGAAGAATTCATGTTGAAGGCTAATGAAATCGTTGCGTGGGATTTAAGCCAAAAAGGGAAAAATTTGACTTATCGTATTCACGATGAACCTTCAGAAGAAAATCTTCGTGATTTTTCCACGTTAGCTGCCGCTTTTGGATTCAAATTACCTGATCTTCCAACTCCTCAAGATCTTCAAAAATTATTTGAAAAAGCTGCAGAGACAGCTTACAGTAATTATTTAGCATCGAGCTACATTAGGCGAATGCGTTTAGCTGCTTATTCAGCAGAAAATATTGGTCATTATGGATTAAGCTTAACCCATTACTGCCATTTTACCAGCCCCATTAGACGCTACGTTGATTTAGTTGTTCACCGTATTTTATTTGGCGAAAGTGATCGTTTTGATGATCTTCAAGAAATTGCTAATTATTGTTCGGAGCAAGAAAGAATCAGCGCAAAAGCTGAAAATAGCGTTGTGATATTAAAAAAACTTCGACTCCTAGAAGAAAGACATCAAAAGGCCCCGGAACATGAGTATCAAGCTATCATTACTCGAGTCAAAAATTTCGGCATTTATTTTGAGATCTTTGATCTTCTTTTGGAAGGATTTATTCATATTTCCGATTTGGGTGAAGATTATTTTGTCTATGAAGAAGAAAAAATGCTTTTGAGAGGTGCTAAACACGGAGCAAGATATTCTCCTGGCGATAATCTCGTTGTTATGTTAGAAAAAATCGATTTTATTTCTCAGGAAACAAAATGGTATGTTTTACCATCCGTTTCTACACCTAAGAAATCCATTGCACGTAAAAGATCTGCGTCCAAAGAATATCAAAAACATTTAAATAAGAAATGCTCAACCGGCAAATATAATCTCAAAAAAAAACAAGCGGCTTCTATGACTAAACTTGGGAAGAAAAAACGGAAAAGATAA